The Natrinema sp. DC36 genome includes the window GATCGTCGATCGCGATTTCACGAGGGAGACCGCCTCCGTGTCGCGCGCCGGCGCGGTGTAGCGGGCCTCGAGTTCGTCGATCATCTGCTCGAAGGAGGTCTGGACGTCATCGAACGCCTCTCCGGGATCGATCGCGACGACCTTCATGGGACGGGATTCGCGCAGTTCGACGAGACCGCGATCGCTAAGACTACGGACGGTATCGTACACTCGGGGCTGGGGGATGTTCGTTCGGTCCGCGATCTCGCTCGCCGTGAGCTGTCCCTGTTCCAACACGGTGAGATAGGCGTCGATTTCGTACTCGCCGAGGTTGAACCGATCCCCGACACGCTCGACAGTCGAGCGAAGTTCGTCTGGTGCCATATCTGCTCCTACGCATCCAGTAGCTAAATGATTTATTATATTCTGAGTAGCACGCGTTTTCGAAATCGGGTTGTTTCACGATCGGTACCCGAAAGGGACGGTCAGAACGCTTAACCACTGCGGGCCAGAGTGTGTTGCCATGCGCAGGGTCCTTCAGGGTAACGAGAGCTCCGCGGGAAATGCGAGCTCGGCGGTCAACGCGATTCAGCGCAACATTCCCGGTGATCCTCCCGAGATCCTCATCGAGATCGCCCTCGCGTTCGTCGTGCTCGCCGTCGGCTGGTACCTCTCGAAGGTCGCGGTTCGGATCGCCGGTCGAACGGTCGCCCGTCGAATCGAACGACCGAGCGTCACGCGAACCGCTCTCCGCGGTGTCAGGGCCGCCGTTCTCATCTGGGCGGCCGTCGTCGCTGCGAGTATCCTCGGCGTCGGCGACACGCAAATCCTCCTCTCGGTGACCGTGATCTCGGCCGTCATCGCAGTCGTGCTCGCCCCGGTGGTCGGCAGCCTGATCAACGGTCTCTACGTCCTCGCCGACCGGCCCTACGAGATCGGTGACATGATCGAGGTCTCCGACGCCGGCCACCGCGGGTTCGTCGAGGACATCACGATCCGGTACACCAAGATCTTCACCCTCCAGAACACCTTCATCGTCATTCCGAACTCCGAAATCCACGCGCGCGATGTCATCAATTATTCCGCGGAAGACGAGCGCACGCGGGTCTCTCTCAGGCTCGACATCACCTACGAGAGCGATCTCGAGGCGGCGCGAAAGGCCACCGAGCGGGCCGCTCGAAGCGTCGACGATGTCATCTCCGGTGGTCCGGACATTCGGATCGGCAGCGCCCGGTACGCCGCAGCGCCCTCCTGTTACATCAACGAGTACGGCGACCACGGGGTCGCTCTGGAGCTGTTCTTCTGGATGAAACATCCCTACAAGCAGACCGTCGTCCGGTCGGCGGTGCAAGACGCTATCGGCGAACGGTTGGCGGATCTCGACGTGGAGTTCGCCTACCCGCACCGCCACCACGTCTTCGACGAAACCAGCGGCGTCGCGCGACTGGCCGTCGACGATTCAGGCTTCGCGCGAACAGCCGCGGACTCACCCGTCGAACCGGGCGGGAGTCCCGCGGATCCGGCCGATCAGTAACGACCGCGCTCCCGCTCACGACTGCACGCTCGTTCTCTCGGTGTCCATCGTGGTGGTGATTTATACGCCCCCCAGTCCAATCCTTCCGTATCCAACAGATGTACGACGACGTCCTCATTCCCACCGACGGAAGCGATACGATCTCCCAGACGCTGGCTCACGGACTGCCGATCGCGACGAACAACGACGCGACGGTCCACTCGCTGTACGTGGTCGATAGCCGCGTCACCGCCGCCGCCGGTGAAGACACCAGTACGGACCTCGAGCGGACGCTCGAGGACGAGGGCCGGAAGGCCGTCGCCACCGTCGAAGAACGGGCGACGGCCGAGGGCCTCGAGACCGTCAGCGAGGTGCGTCAGGGGACGCCCGCGAAGACGATCCTCGAGTACGCCGACGAGCAGGGGATCGATCTGATCGTTATCGGCACTCGCGGGAAGAGTCCGCGCGAGAAGGTGACCTCGCTCGGGAGCGTCTCGGAGCGGGTGGTCGACAACGCCTCGATTCCGGTGTTCGTCGTGCGAAACGCGGGCGACGAATAACGGCGATCGGCGGGGGACAGGAGGCTGAAAATTGAACGCGGCAGTCGACGGGCTTACGCGCTCGCGCTTTCGACCGTAATGACTTCGCAGTCGAGGTGGCTCCGGAGATACCGGTCGATATCGGGATTGTCCGTAAAGCGCTGGAAGATGCGTCGGAGCCGACTCGCTTGCTTGCTCCCGATGACGACGGCGTCGGCTTGCTCCGCCGCGACTTCGTCGAGGATGCTCTCCTCGACGAGAAAACCGGTTCGAACGACGTAACGGGCGTTTTCCAGCCGTCCGAACGCTCTCTCGACGGCGTTTTTCAGGTCCAGACGCGTCACTTTTTTCCCGTTCTGGTAGAGGTCGACGTGGAGGATCGTCAACGCGGCCTCCCGCTCGCGGGCGACCTCGATCGCCCGCTCGAGCGTTCGTCTCGAGTGCTTTGACAACGGATACCGAACGGGAACCACGACCAGCGACATTACCCGTCCGAACGATTTCCGTGCGGGTAAACCTTTCAGTACGGACAGTCCACACTGGGAACTTGTCACACACTATCGACCGAACCGTCGGCCGATCCGGCGCGGTTCTCGGCCACGTGATGTGCTCGAGGAGGCGATATCGACCCGGACAGACAGTCATTTACCGCGAGCGACGGTATGGGCGGACATGCAAACCTGGTCGACCGACGATGACGGCACCGTCTATATTTCGGAGACGGACGGCGACAAGGGGTCGAAGGGGCCGTTTCTCGTCGCCTACGAATCCAGCACTGCCGACAGCCGCTACGGCTGGTTCTGTACGAACTGTGAGACCCTCGACAACGCGATGGATTCGATGGGCCGAATCAAATGCAATCGATGTGGAAACTTTCGGAAGCCCACCGAGTGGGACGCCGCTCACGAGTGAGCCGTCGCCGCACCGGATACTAAAGCCAGGTAGTCGTGCGATGGAACGTCCCTACTCGTCCCTAATAGACAATTACTGACGAAAACTCCTGATACCGGGGCACCGCCGAACCGAAATCACTGGGTAGTTCCGACTAGTGGGGAAGTAACTGGACATTCTTGTTACGTACTAACATTTATGGTGGATGCCGGCATAGGTGGTAGTGAATGGGTCCTGTTAACATGCGACTCGTCGAGCAGGCCAGGTCGATCTTCGCTGAGCTAGGCTACACCGTCGAAGGCAACGGCCCCGAGTTTCGCGCCGAACGCGCGTGGAAAGTCGTCCACGTAAACGCCGTCCTCGAGGCGGACGAGCTTCCGTCCGCTTCGTCGGGACAGTTCCACTGTTTCGTCGCCGAACCCGAGGACGCAGACGATCTCGAGGCGCGACTCGAACGGACGAATCCGAACTACGAGTGGGCCATCATCGTCGTCGACGGGGAGGACTATCAGGTCGAACGAGCGCCTCCAGGACCGCGAGTAACGGCATAGAAACCGACGGTCCGCGAGTGACCGTCACGACGTTCCTTATTCTTCGAGCGCGTTGCGCGTCGCAGTCACGCCTGCACCCGGATCGACGGCCGCACCCATCGACTCGAGGACGTCACCGAGCGCCGTCACGACGTAGATCACGTTCTCTGGTCGCGCGGAGTGGCCCATGCAGCCGATCCGGAAGATCTCGCCGGCGAGATCGCCCAGTCCGCCGGCGATCTCGAGGTCGTATCGCTCGATCAGCGCGTCGCAGACCTCGCCGTCGTCGATGCCCTCCGGGACGCGGACGGCGTTCAGGCTCGGCAGCCAGTACTCGTCGGGCGCGTTCATCTCGAGACCCATCGCCTCCATCCCGGCTTTCAGCGCACCGGCCAGTCGCTCGTGGCGCGCCCAGCGGTCTTCGATTCCCTCCTCGGCGACGAGGCGCAGGGCCTCCCGGAGCGCGTAGACGTTCGTGATCGGTGCAGTGTGGTGATACGCGCGTTCCTCGCCCCAGTAGCCCTCGAGCAAGGAGAGATCGAGGTACCACGAGCGAGGGTCTTCCTCGCGCGAGAGGACCTTCTCCATCGCCTCGTCCGAGAGGGTGAGCGGACTCGCACCCGGCGGGCAGGAGAGACACTTCTGTGGCCCCGAGTACGCCACGTCGATGTCCCACTTGTCGACCCGCAGTTCCACGCCGCCCAGCGACGTGACGCTGTCGGCGATCACGAGCGCGTCGTGGTCGTGAGCCGCGTCGGTGAGCTCCGGCACGTCGGGCTGGAGCACCCCGGTACTCGTCTCGGCGTGGACGAAGCCGAAGACGTCGGGATCGTGTTCGGCCAGCGCGTCCGCGACGTCGTCGGGCTCGAGCGGTTCGCCCCACGGAGCGTCGACCTCGACGACCTCGCCGCCGGCCCGCTGCGCCATCGAGGCCATCCGGCCGCCGAAGTAACCGTTCGTCGGGACGAGCATCGTGTCGCCGGGCTCGACGACGTTCCCGATGGCGGCTTCCATCGCGGCCGAGCCGGTCCCCGAGACCGGAATCGTCCACTGATTGTCCGTTCGGAAGGTATAGCGCAATAGCTCCTGGACCTCGTCCATGATCTCGATGAAGGCGGGGTCGAGGTGACCAACGAGCGGCGTGCTCATCGCCCGGAGCACGCGCGGGTTCACGTCGCTCGGTCCTGGCCCCATCAGGGTTCGATTCGGTGGAGTGAGTTCGCCAACGGACGGCGCGCGAGTCGCCTCGGTCGACGGTTGCTGAGCCATGGGCGTGTGCTCGCTTGCCATCCGCAAAGACCTACCGACAGCGGCGAACGACAGACCCGCGGTGGCCGTCTGCAGGTATCGACGCTCGACCCGCCGACGAGCCGAACGTCCGTTCGACGACGGCTCGCTGTCTGTTCGACGACGACCCGAGTTCGATCTCATTTCTCGAGTGCCAACCCCCCTCTCGAGTGGTAACTGCCACCGCTTGGCACTGGAGCGAGTCGCTTAAGCCCACGCATTCCGTATTCGACACGTTGTGTTCATCGGTCACGCCCTGTTCGCGTTCGCCGTCGCGGCGCTGGTCGCCGACTGGCGAGGCTGGGACCGCCGACCGGCCCTGTTCGTCGGAATCGTCGCGGGCGCGTTCGCCGCGATTCCGGACATCGACGTCGCGTACGCGTTCGTCGGCCTCCTCGAGTGGCAAGCGGCCGACGGAGCGCTCGGGGCGTCGACGGCCTTCTGGGATGCGAGTCGGGTCGTCCACCGCTCGGTCACCCACTCGCTGGTCGTCGGCGCGATCGCCGCGCCGGCGTTCGGTCTGCTCGCCGTCCGCGGTCGCACCGCTCGAGCGCGAGCCCTTCGGACCGTTGCGATCGGCGCCCTCGGTGCTCTCGTCGTCGTCGCACTCGTCTGGGACGGCCCGCTCGCCGCGTTCGTGATGGGGCTGTTCGCGGCGAGCGGTATCCTCGTCGCTCGCTGGGCCGCGCGAGCGTCGCCGCTCTCGCCGTCGACGGTCGCCCTCGCCGCGCTGTGGGGCCTCTGGTCGCATCCGTGGGGCGACCTCGTTACCGGCTCACCCCCGGATTGGCTCTTCCCGTTTGGCTCCCCCGCGCTCGAGTCGCGCGTCGTCCTGCATTCGGACCCGACGCTCCACTTGCTGGGCGCGTTCGGGATCGAACTCGCCGCGATTGCGCTCGCACTCGCGACGATCTGTCGGCTCACCGACCGGTCGCTCCTCGGGTTCGTCGACCGCCGGGCCGGGGTGGGCGCGGCGTACGGCGTCGCCGCGCTCGCGGTGACGCCGCCGACCCTCGAGGTGTCCTATCACTTCGTTTTCTCCATCCTCGGCGTCGGCCTCCTCTGTGGCGTCGTTCGGGACACCCCTTCGCTGACGTTCCCACGCGCGACCTCTCGCCGATTCCCGTCGTCGGACGCGGTCCTCGAGCGTTCGCTTACGGCACTGGCAGCCGTGGCGCTCGCACTGGCCGCGTACGCGATCGTCTACCTGTTCGTCGTGCCGACGTGAAAGAACGGATCGTTGAAGACCCGCTGCTCCCGTTCCCGCGTCATTTCAATCAGTGACAA containing:
- a CDS encoding universal stress protein; protein product: MSLVVVPVRYPLSKHSRRTLERAIEVAREREAALTILHVDLYQNGKKVTRLDLKNAVERAFGRLENARYVVRTGFLVEESILDEVAAEQADAVVIGSKQASRLRRIFQRFTDNPDIDRYLRSHLDCEVITVESASA
- a CDS encoding mechanosensitive ion channel family protein; translated protein: MRRVLQGNESSAGNASSAVNAIQRNIPGDPPEILIEIALAFVVLAVGWYLSKVAVRIAGRTVARRIERPSVTRTALRGVRAAVLIWAAVVAASILGVGDTQILLSVTVISAVIAVVLAPVVGSLINGLYVLADRPYEIGDMIEVSDAGHRGFVEDITIRYTKIFTLQNTFIVIPNSEIHARDVINYSAEDERTRVSLRLDITYESDLEAARKATERAARSVDDVISGGPDIRIGSARYAAAPSCYINEYGDHGVALELFFWMKHPYKQTVVRSAVQDAIGERLADLDVEFAYPHRHHVFDETSGVARLAVDDSGFARTAADSPVEPGGSPADPADQ
- a CDS encoding universal stress protein, whose translation is MYDDVLIPTDGSDTISQTLAHGLPIATNNDATVHSLYVVDSRVTAAAGEDTSTDLERTLEDEGRKAVATVEERATAEGLETVSEVRQGTPAKTILEYADEQGIDLIVIGTRGKSPREKVTSLGSVSERVVDNASIPVFVVRNAGDE
- a CDS encoding alanine--glyoxylate aminotransferase family protein, encoding MAQQPSTEATRAPSVGELTPPNRTLMGPGPSDVNPRVLRAMSTPLVGHLDPAFIEIMDEVQELLRYTFRTDNQWTIPVSGTGSAAMEAAIGNVVEPGDTMLVPTNGYFGGRMASMAQRAGGEVVEVDAPWGEPLEPDDVADALAEHDPDVFGFVHAETSTGVLQPDVPELTDAAHDHDALVIADSVTSLGGVELRVDKWDIDVAYSGPQKCLSCPPGASPLTLSDEAMEKVLSREEDPRSWYLDLSLLEGYWGEERAYHHTAPITNVYALREALRLVAEEGIEDRWARHERLAGALKAGMEAMGLEMNAPDEYWLPSLNAVRVPEGIDDGEVCDALIERYDLEIAGGLGDLAGEIFRIGCMGHSARPENVIYVVTALGDVLESMGAAVDPGAGVTATRNALEE
- a CDS encoding DUF5816 domain-containing protein, giving the protein MQTWSTDDDGTVYISETDGDKGSKGPFLVAYESSTADSRYGWFCTNCETLDNAMDSMGRIKCNRCGNFRKPTEWDAAHE
- a CDS encoding metal-dependent hydrolase gives rise to the protein MFIGHALFAFAVAALVADWRGWDRRPALFVGIVAGAFAAIPDIDVAYAFVGLLEWQAADGALGASTAFWDASRVVHRSVTHSLVVGAIAAPAFGLLAVRGRTARARALRTVAIGALGALVVVALVWDGPLAAFVMGLFAASGILVARWAARASPLSPSTVALAALWGLWSHPWGDLVTGSPPDWLFPFGSPALESRVVLHSDPTLHLLGAFGIELAAIALALATICRLTDRSLLGFVDRRAGVGAAYGVAALAVTPPTLEVSYHFVFSILGVGLLCGVVRDTPSLTFPRATSRRFPSSDAVLERSLTALAAVALALAAYAIVYLFVVPT